The following are from one region of the Anguilla rostrata isolate EN2019 chromosome 7, ASM1855537v3, whole genome shotgun sequence genome:
- the nr2c1 gene encoding nuclear receptor subfamily 2 group C member 1 isoform X2: MDGQTQRIQLVSADGGMALGHRIQIVTDQQTGQKIQIVTAFDQSPAGRQQFILAKQEPSPGKVILTTPDGNAVNQLLFASPELAGQQIQFVTDDGSDQSLAKPVVEYCVVCGDKASGRHYGAVSCEGCKGFFKRSVRKNLVYTCRGSGECVINKHHRNRCQYCRLQRCISYGMKQDSVQCERKPMEVSREKPVNCAASTEKIYIRKNLCSPLAATPTFVTDKETARSTSVLESGMLLNIQQPFPKLENTIMVPSSPEKDDLSTLANVVTSLAHLSKAREMSDSNTDLSLMETLSNGDGSLAEVQGEEQSTTDISRAFDTLAKALNPVDNSAGEAMEASMHLVSGDQSGAVVELEGPLLSDMHVPFKLMMPLPVPEYLNVNYICESASRLLFLSMHWARSIPAFQALGHDNNINLMKACWNELFALGLAQCAHVMNVATILAAIINHLQNSLQEEKVSAERVKLVMEHIWRMQEFCNSMSKLAPDAYEYAFLKAIVLFSPDHPGIDNTLQIESFQEKAYVELQDYVTRTYPEDTYRLSKLLLRLPALRLMSAAVTEELFFAGLIGNVQIDSIIPYILKMESTDYSSQVITHVIQ; encoded by the exons ATGGATGGACAAACCCAGAGGATACAGTTGGTTTCAGCAGATGGAGGGATGGCCCTGGGACATCGAATACAG ATTGTGACAGATCAGCAGACGGGACAGAAGATCCAGATCGTGACGGCGTTCGATCAGTCCCCTGCTGGAAGGCAGCAGTTTATCCTGGCCAAGCAGGAGCCCTCCCCGGGAAAGGTGATCCTCACCACCCCCGACGGCAATGCCGTCAATCAGCTGCTCTTCGCCTCCCCCGAGCTGGCCGGACAGCAGATCCAG TTTGTGACAGACGATGGCTCGGACCAGTCGCTCGCCAAACCTGTCGTGGAGTACTGCGTCGTGTGTGGAGATAAGGCCTCAG ggcgtCACTACGGAGCGGTGAGCTGCGAGGGGTGCAAGGGCTTCTTCAAGCGAAGCGTGAGGAAGAACCTGGTGTACACCTGCAGGGGGTCGGGCGAGTGCGTCATCAACAAGCACCACCGCAACCGCTGCCAGTACTGCCGCCTGCAGCGCTGCATCTCCTACGGCATGAAGCAGGACT ctgtgcaGTGCGAGCGGAAGCCCATGGAGGTGTCCCGGGAGAAGCCCGTCAACTGCGCCGCCTCCACAGAGAAGATCTACATCCGAAAGAACCTCTGCAGCCCTCTGGCCGCCACGCCCACCTTTGTGACGGACAAGGAGACCGCCAG gtccaCCAGCGTACTGGAGTCTGGTATGTTGTTGAATATCCAGCAGCCGTTTCCTAAACTGGAGAACACCATCATGGTCCCGTCATCCCCAGAGAAG GATGACCTGAGCACCCTGGCCAACGTGGTCACGTCGCTCGCCCACCTGAGCAAGGCGAGGGAGATGAGTGACAGCAACACGGACCTATCGCTGATGGAGACGCTGAGCAACGGGGACGGGTCACTGGCCGaggtgcagggggaggagcagagcacCACCGACATCTCGCG GGCGTTTGACACCCTGGCCAAGGCGCTGAACCCGGTAGACAACTCTGCGGGGGAGGCCATGGAGGCCAGCATGCACCTGGTCTCAGGCGACCAATCAGGCGCCGTGGTGGAGCTGGAAGGCCCGCTGCTCTCCGACATGCACGTTCCCTTCAAG CTAATGATGCCATTGCCGGTGCCAGAGTACCTCAACGTCAACTACATCTGTGAGTCGGCCTCGCGACTGCTCTTCCTGTCTATGCACTGGGCACGCTCAATACCAGCCTTCCAAGCTCTGGG CCATGACAACAACATCAACCTGATGAAGGCGTGCTGGAACGAGCTGTTCGCCCTGGGCCTGGCGCAGTGCGCGCACGTGATGAACGTGGCCACCATCCTGGCCGCCATCATCAACCACCTGCAGAACAGCCTGCAAGAAG AGAAAGTGTCGGCGGAGCGGGTGAAGCTGGTGATGGAGCACATCTGGCGCATGCAGGAGTTCTGCAACAGCATGTCCAAGCTGGCGCCCGACGCCTACGAGTACGCCTTCCTCAAAGCCATCGTCCTCTTCAGCCCCG ACCACCCAGGCATCGACAACACGCTGCAGATCGAGAGCTTCCAGGAGAAGGCCTACGTGGAGCTGCAGGATTACGTAACCAGGACGTACCCGGAGGACACGTATCG GCTGTCGAAGCTGCTGCTGCGCCTGCCCGCCCTCAGGCTGATGAGCGCCGCCGTCACCGAGGAGCTCTTCTTCGCCGGCCTCATCGGCAACGTGCAGATCGACAGCATCATTCCCTACATCCTCAAGATGGAGTCCACCGACTACAGCAGCCAAGTCATCACCCACGTCATCCAGTAA
- the ndufa12 gene encoding NADH dehydrogenase [ubiquinone] 1 alpha subcomplex subunit 12 produces MAEYVQVFRRAFQQLGGHGGIRGALLQFFRVNDLKTGPLVGVDKYGNKYYEDNRYFFGRHRWVIYTTEMNGKNTVWAVDGSMVPAEWHRWLHCMTDDPPTTHPPVPRKFLAETHNFNLSGSAKQYVPYSTTRKKIHEWVPPNTGGE; encoded by the exons ATGGCGGAGTATGTACAAGTATTTCGAAGGGCTTTCCAGCAGTTAGGAGGTCATGGTGGCATACGTGGGGctttattacagttttttag agtaaatgatttaaaaaccGGACCTCTCGTTGGCGTCGACAAGTATGGCAACAAGTATTACGAAGACAATCGTTACTTCTTTG GTCGCCACCGATGGGTCATCTACACGACGGAAATGAACGGAAAGAACACCGTCTGGGCGGTGGATGGAAGCATGGTGCCGGCTGAGTG GCATCGCTGGCTACACTGCATGACAGATGACCCGCCCACTACCCACCCCCCTGTGCCCCGAAAGTTCCTGGCTGAAACCCACAATTTCAACCTGAGTGGCTCAGCCAAGCAGTACGTCCCCTATTCCACCACCAGGAAGAAGATACATGAATGGGTGCCCCCCAATACTGGGGGTGAGTga
- the nr2c1 gene encoding nuclear receptor subfamily 2 group C member 1 isoform X1: MDGQTQRIQLVSADGGMALGHRIQIVTDQQTGQKIQIVTAFDQSPAGRQQFILAKQEPSPGKVILTTPDGNAVNQLLFASPELAGQQIQFVTDDGSDQSLAKPVVEYCVVCGDKASGRHYGAVSCEGCKGFFKRSVRKNLVYTCRGSGECVINKHHRNRCQYCRLQRCISYGMKQDSVQCERKPMEVSREKPVNCAASTEKIYIRKNLCSPLAATPTFVTDKETARSTSVLESGMLLNIQQPFPKLENTIMVPSSPEKYDPCQDDLSTLANVVTSLAHLSKAREMSDSNTDLSLMETLSNGDGSLAEVQGEEQSTTDISRAFDTLAKALNPVDNSAGEAMEASMHLVSGDQSGAVVELEGPLLSDMHVPFKLMMPLPVPEYLNVNYICESASRLLFLSMHWARSIPAFQALGHDNNINLMKACWNELFALGLAQCAHVMNVATILAAIINHLQNSLQEEKVSAERVKLVMEHIWRMQEFCNSMSKLAPDAYEYAFLKAIVLFSPDHPGIDNTLQIESFQEKAYVELQDYVTRTYPEDTYRLSKLLLRLPALRLMSAAVTEELFFAGLIGNVQIDSIIPYILKMESTDYSSQVITHVIQ; this comes from the exons ATGGATGGACAAACCCAGAGGATACAGTTGGTTTCAGCAGATGGAGGGATGGCCCTGGGACATCGAATACAG ATTGTGACAGATCAGCAGACGGGACAGAAGATCCAGATCGTGACGGCGTTCGATCAGTCCCCTGCTGGAAGGCAGCAGTTTATCCTGGCCAAGCAGGAGCCCTCCCCGGGAAAGGTGATCCTCACCACCCCCGACGGCAATGCCGTCAATCAGCTGCTCTTCGCCTCCCCCGAGCTGGCCGGACAGCAGATCCAG TTTGTGACAGACGATGGCTCGGACCAGTCGCTCGCCAAACCTGTCGTGGAGTACTGCGTCGTGTGTGGAGATAAGGCCTCAG ggcgtCACTACGGAGCGGTGAGCTGCGAGGGGTGCAAGGGCTTCTTCAAGCGAAGCGTGAGGAAGAACCTGGTGTACACCTGCAGGGGGTCGGGCGAGTGCGTCATCAACAAGCACCACCGCAACCGCTGCCAGTACTGCCGCCTGCAGCGCTGCATCTCCTACGGCATGAAGCAGGACT ctgtgcaGTGCGAGCGGAAGCCCATGGAGGTGTCCCGGGAGAAGCCCGTCAACTGCGCCGCCTCCACAGAGAAGATCTACATCCGAAAGAACCTCTGCAGCCCTCTGGCCGCCACGCCCACCTTTGTGACGGACAAGGAGACCGCCAG gtccaCCAGCGTACTGGAGTCTGGTATGTTGTTGAATATCCAGCAGCCGTTTCCTAAACTGGAGAACACCATCATGGTCCCGTCATCCCCAGAGAAG TATGACCCCTGCCAGGATGACCTGAGCACCCTGGCCAACGTGGTCACGTCGCTCGCCCACCTGAGCAAGGCGAGGGAGATGAGTGACAGCAACACGGACCTATCGCTGATGGAGACGCTGAGCAACGGGGACGGGTCACTGGCCGaggtgcagggggaggagcagagcacCACCGACATCTCGCG GGCGTTTGACACCCTGGCCAAGGCGCTGAACCCGGTAGACAACTCTGCGGGGGAGGCCATGGAGGCCAGCATGCACCTGGTCTCAGGCGACCAATCAGGCGCCGTGGTGGAGCTGGAAGGCCCGCTGCTCTCCGACATGCACGTTCCCTTCAAG CTAATGATGCCATTGCCGGTGCCAGAGTACCTCAACGTCAACTACATCTGTGAGTCGGCCTCGCGACTGCTCTTCCTGTCTATGCACTGGGCACGCTCAATACCAGCCTTCCAAGCTCTGGG CCATGACAACAACATCAACCTGATGAAGGCGTGCTGGAACGAGCTGTTCGCCCTGGGCCTGGCGCAGTGCGCGCACGTGATGAACGTGGCCACCATCCTGGCCGCCATCATCAACCACCTGCAGAACAGCCTGCAAGAAG AGAAAGTGTCGGCGGAGCGGGTGAAGCTGGTGATGGAGCACATCTGGCGCATGCAGGAGTTCTGCAACAGCATGTCCAAGCTGGCGCCCGACGCCTACGAGTACGCCTTCCTCAAAGCCATCGTCCTCTTCAGCCCCG ACCACCCAGGCATCGACAACACGCTGCAGATCGAGAGCTTCCAGGAGAAGGCCTACGTGGAGCTGCAGGATTACGTAACCAGGACGTACCCGGAGGACACGTATCG GCTGTCGAAGCTGCTGCTGCGCCTGCCCGCCCTCAGGCTGATGAGCGCCGCCGTCACCGAGGAGCTCTTCTTCGCCGGCCTCATCGGCAACGTGCAGATCGACAGCATCATTCCCTACATCCTCAAGATGGAGTCCACCGACTACAGCAGCCAAGTCATCACCCACGTCATCCAGTAA